From Candidatus Thermokryptus mobilis, the proteins below share one genomic window:
- a CDS encoding cytochrome-c peroxidase — MRRNVFYLILLFLGFLLSLTFITEKQAESNARVSYEVKIPLGIPRDIWEIFVPPDNPITPEKVELGRKLYFDKRLSVDNTVSCATCHDPKFAFTDGKKVSEGVKGQKGARNAPTVLNAMFYEEQFWDGRAKTLEEQAKQPIINPIEMGMPDHDAVVKKLKGIPEYVDAFKKVFGGEITIDRIAQAIAAFERTLLTGNSPFDRFIAGDQNAISESAKRGWQLFQGKARCITCHEFNRSNPFFTDNKYHNIGVAMNQEGFAELARKAELLVKEGKLDQRKLDELALNPAYSELGRFLVTFNPKDIGAFKTPTLRNVELTAPYMHDGSEATLLDVIEFYNRGGNENPNLSGEMRPLNLTDQEKQDLVEFLKSLTGEFPKDFPENK; from the coding sequence ATGAGGCGAAATGTTTTTTATTTAATTCTTCTCTTTTTAGGCTTTCTTTTAAGTTTAACATTTATAACCGAGAAGCAAGCCGAATCAAACGCCAGGGTAAGTTACGAAGTAAAAATTCCGTTGGGGATTCCAAGAGACATTTGGGAAATTTTCGTCCCGCCTGATAATCCTATAACTCCTGAGAAGGTTGAGCTTGGTCGGAAATTATATTTTGACAAGCGTCTTTCAGTTGATAATACTGTTTCCTGCGCGACATGTCATGATCCAAAATTTGCCTTTACAGATGGAAAGAAAGTAAGCGAAGGTGTTAAAGGGCAGAAAGGGGCGAGGAATGCGCCGACGGTTTTGAACGCAATGTTTTATGAAGAGCAGTTTTGGGATGGCAGAGCCAAAACGCTTGAGGAACAGGCGAAACAGCCGATAATTAACCCAATTGAAATGGGTATGCCGGATCACGATGCAGTTGTTAAGAAACTCAAAGGAATCCCAGAATATGTTGATGCCTTCAAAAAGGTATTTGGTGGTGAGATTACTATTGATAGAATAGCCCAAGCGATTGCTGCGTTTGAAAGGACGCTTCTTACAGGTAATTCACCTTTTGACAGGTTCATAGCTGGAGATCAAAATGCTATAAGTGAGTCAGCAAAGAGAGGATGGCAGTTATTTCAGGGCAAGGCGAGATGTATAACTTGTCATGAGTTCAACCGTTCAAATCCTTTCTTTACGGATAACAAGTATCATAACATTGGCGTTGCTATGAATCAAGAAGGATTTGCGGAGCTTGCCCGAAAGGCGGAACTTTTAGTCAAGGAGGGGAAGCTTGATCAGAGAAAACTTGACGAACTTGCTTTGAACCCGGCTTATTCAGAACTTGGAAGGTTCCTTGTGACATTTAATCCCAAAGATATTGGGGCATTTAAGACACCTACATTGAGAAATGTTGAGCTCACAGCTCCATATATGCACGATGGGAGTGAAGCAACACTTTTAGATGTGATTGAATTTTACAATCGTGGTGGAAATGAAAACCCGAACCTTTCTGGTGAGATGAGACCTTTGAACTTGACCGATCAGGAAAAACAAGACCTTGTTGAATTTTTAAAGTCGCTAACGGGTGAATTCCCGAAAGATTTTCCGGAAAACAAATAA